The Pleuronectes platessa chromosome 10, fPlePla1.1, whole genome shotgun sequence genome contains a region encoding:
- the lim2.5 gene encoding lens intrinsic membrane protein 2.5, producing the protein MMYSFMGGGLFCAIVGNILLVVSTATDYWMQYRLSGSFAHQGLWRYCMSGKCYMQTDSIAYWNATRAFMILSAMSCFAGIIAGILSFAHFSAFERFNRSFAAGIMFFVSTLFVLLAMAIYTGVTVNFLGKRFGDWRFSWSYILGWVALLMTFFAGIFYMCAYRMHECRRVAGPR; encoded by the exons ATGATGTACAGCTTCATGGGAGGGGGCCTGTTTTGTGCCATCGTGGGGAACATCTTGCTGGTGGTCTCCACAGCCACAGACTACTGGATGCAGTACCGTCTGTCCGGCAGCTTCGCCCATCAGGGCCTGTGGAGGTACTGCATGTCTGGAAAGTGCTACATGCAGACTGACAGCATTG CCTACTGGAATGCCACCCGTGCTTTCATGATCCTCTCTGCCATGTCATGCTTTGCCGGCATCATTGCGGGAATCCTCTCCTTTGCCCACTTCTCAGCCTTTGAGAGGTTCAACCGTTCCTTTGCTGCTGGGATCATGTTCTTTGTGTCCA CTCTCTTCGTTCTGCTTGCAATGGCCATTTACACCGGGGTGACGGTGAACTTCCTGGGAAAGCGTTTTGGTGACTGGCGCTTCTCCTGGTCCTACATACTAGGCTGGGTGGCGCTGCTCATGACCTTCTTTGCAG GTATATTCTACATGTGTGCCTACAGAATGCACGAGTGCAGAAGAGTGGCTGGCCCGCGTTAA
- the LOC128450168 gene encoding free fatty acid receptor 2-like has product MVSSGVILSVYIITFVIGFPANLLALYAFSVKIHVKANPTDILLLNLTVSDLLFLLILPLKMNEAMSGMTWNLPRFLCSVTAFIFFSTIYTSSLLLMAVSLVRYIALAFPITYHRLHKPVYAVVMGAVIWLISLTNCSITFITQYHPALASESLEGQAHACYENFTQKQLDVVLPIRLELFIVLCLVPLVICVYCYVQCILILYSRPRISRMQKQKAIGMALGTLAVFLICVLPYNISHLVGFIEGKSPEWRYYVLLLSTFNTCIDPIIFYFSSSSFHCNSKKSILRKRKLTVSELQKQVTGSNPG; this is encoded by the coding sequence ATGGTGAGCAGCGGGGTGATTCTCTCGGTGTACATAATTACCTTCGTGATTGGCTTCCCAGCCAACCTCCTGGCTCTCTATGCCTTCAGTGTCAAGATCCATGTCAAGGCAAATCCAACAGACATCCTGCTACTCAATCTGACCGTCTCCGACCTGCTCTTCTTGCTCATTCTTCCTCTCAAGATGAACGAGGCCATGTCGGGCATGACGTGGAATCTGCCCCGCTTCCTGTGCTCCGTCACtgccttcatcttcttctccacCATCTACACCAGCTCCTTGTTGCTGATGGCTGTCAGTCTGGTTCGCTACATTGCACTCGCCTTCCCTATCACCTATCATCGgctgcacaaacctgtgtaTGCAGTAGTGATGGGTGCAGTCATTTGGCTGATCTCCTTAACAAACTGCAGTATCACTTTCATCACCCAGTACCACCCAGCCCTAGCCAGTGAATCCCTTGAAGGCCAGGCCCATGCTTGCTATGAGAACTTTACGCAGAAGCAGCTGGATGTCGTCCTCCCAATACGTTTGGAGCTTTTCATTGTTCTCTGCCTTGTTCCTCTTGTAATTTGTGTTTACTGCTACGTGCAATGCATCTTGATCCTGTACAGCCGCCCCAGGATATCCCGCATGCAGAAACAGAAAGCCATCGGTATGGCCTTGGGGACTCTGGCCGTGTTCCTCATTTGCGTGCTACCATACAATATCTCTCATTTAGTGGGTTTCATTGAGGGTAAGAGCCCAGAATGGAGGTACTACGTTTTGCTGCTTAGCACCTTCAACACCTGCATTGATCCCATCATCTTCTACTTTTCTTCATCTAGCTTCCACTGCAACAGTAAGAAGTCAATTTTGAGGAAACGTAAACTCACTGTTTCAGAGTTACAAAAGCAGGTCACAGGCTCTAACCCAGGGTGA
- the LOC128450169 gene encoding free fatty acid receptor 2, with the protein MVSSGLILSVYIITFVFGFPANLLALYAFSAKIHVKANPTDILLLNLTVSDLLFLLILPLKMYEAMSGMTWNLPSFLCSITAFIFFSTIYTSSLLLMAVSLVRYIALAFPITYHRLHKPVYAVVMGAVIWLISLANCSITFITQYHPALASETLDGQAHACYENFTEKQLDVVLPIRLEIFFVFCLVPLVICVYCYVQCILILYSRPRISRMQKQKAIGMALGTLAVFFICVLPYNISHLVGFIEGKSPEWRYYVLLLSTFNTCIDPIIFYFSSSSFHCNSKKSIFRKRKLTVLELQKQVTGSNPG; encoded by the coding sequence ATGGTGAGCAGCGGGTTGATTCTCTCGGTGTACATAATTACCTTCGTGTTTGGCTTCCCAGCCAACCTCCTGGCTCTCTATGCCTTCAGTGCCAAGATCCATGTCAAGGCAAATCCAACAGACATCCTGCTACTCAATCTGACCGTCTCCGACCTGCTCTTCTTGCTCATCCTTCCTCTCAAGATGTACGAGGCCATGTCAGGCATGACGTGGAATCTGCCCAGCTTCCTGTGCTCCATCACtgccttcatcttcttctccacCATCTACACCAGCTCCTTGTTGCTGATGGCTGTCAGTCTGGTTCGCTACATTGCACTCGCCTTCCCTATCACCTATCATCGgctgcacaaacctgtgtaTGCAGTAGTGATGGGTGCAGTCATTTGGCTGATCTCCTTAGCAAACTGCAGTATCACTTTCATCACCCAGTACCACCCAGCCCTAGCCAGTGAAACCCTTGATGGCCAGGCCCATGCTTGCTATGAGAACTTTACGGAGAAGCAGCTGGATGTCGTCCTCCCGATACGTTTGGAGATTTTCTTTGTCTTCTGCCTTGTTCCTCTTGTAATTTGTGTTTACTGCTACGTGCAATGCATCTTGATCCTGTACAGCCGCCCCAGGATATCCCGCATGCAGAAACAGAAAGCCATCGGTATGGCCTTGGGGACTCTGGCCGTGTTCTTCATTTGCGTGTTACCATACAATATCTCTCATTTAGTGGGTTTCATTGAGGGTAAGAGTCCAGAGTGGAGGTACTACGTTTTGCTGCTTAGCACCTTCAACACCTGCATTGATCCCATCATCTTCTACTTTTCTTCCTCTAGCTTCCACTGCAACAGTAAAAAGTCAATTTTCAGGAAACGTAAACTCACTGTTTTAGAGTTACAAAAGCAGGTCACAGGCTCTAACCCAGGGTAA